The following coding sequences lie in one Eremothecium sinecaudum strain ATCC 58844 chromosome IV, complete sequence genomic window:
- the LSC2 gene encoding succinate--CoA ligase (GDP-forming) subunit beta (Syntenic homolog of Ashbya gossypii AEL211W; Syntenic homolog of Saccharomyces cerevisiae YGR244C (LSC2)) yields the protein MLSHRLVTLTRASALRQQVRNLSIHEFRSAELLRQYGIGTPQGKAATTATEAYNIARELDVANRDLVVKAQALTGGRGKGHFDNGLQSGIHMVSSAEEAQAIATKMLGHKLITKQSGASGKPVSAAYIVERVDAKHEAYLSILMDRQTKKPLIICSSEGGMNIEEVAEKNPDAIKKFYVDATGGLPASTAAEIAKSLGFSQEAEADAADAVTKLYKIFKERDATQIEINPLSEVTGQDTKVMCMDAKFGFDDNASYRQKDVYQWRDLSQEDPDEVIAKNSDLNFVKLKGNIGCLVNGAGLAMATMDVIKLYGGDPANFLDCGGGATPETIETAFKLILSNQNVKAIFVNIFGGIVRCDYVAQGLVAATKNLDVQVPIVARLQGTNLDEGRRIIQNSGLKIYGFDELDPAAEKVVSLAG from the coding sequence ATGCTATCACACAGACTTGTTACTTTGACTAGAGCCAGCGCCCTTCGCCAACAGGTTAGAAACCTTTCCATTCATGAGTTCAGATCTGCTGAACTTTTGAGGCAGTATGGGATCGGTACTCCACAAGGTAAGGCTGCTACTACTGCCACGGAGGCCTACAACATCGCAAGAGAATTAGATGTAGCTAACCGCGATTTGGTGGTTAAGGCACAAGCTCTAACCGGTGGTAGAGGTAAGGGTCACTTTGATAACGGTTTGCAGAGCGGTATCCATATGGTTTCTAGTGCCGAGGAAGCACAAGCGATCGCCACAAAAATGTTGGGCCATAAGTTGATTACCAAACAATCCGGTGCTAGCGGTAAGCCAGTCAGTGCTGCCTACATTGTTGAAAGGGTGGACGCTAAGCACGAAGCCTACCTCTCTATTTTGATGGACAGACAAACGAAGAAGCCTTTGATTATCTGTTCCAGCGAGGGTGGTATGAACATTGAGGAGGTTGCTGAGAAGAACCCAGATGCCATCAAGAAGTTCTACGTGGATGCAACCGGCGGTCTTCCTGCTTCCACTGCTGCAGAAATTGCCAAGAGTTTGGGATTCAGCCAGGAAGCTGAAGCCGACGCTGCTGACGCTGTCACTAAACTATACAAGATCTTCAAGGAGCGCGATGCCACTCAGATCGAAATTAACCCTCTAAGTGAAGTCACTGGCCAGGACACCAAGGTTATGTGCATGGACGCCAAATTTGGATTTGACGACAATGCCAGCTACAGACAAAAGGATGTCTACCAATGGAGAGACCTGTCTCAAGAAGACCCAGATGAGGTCATCGCCAAGAACTCTGACCTCAACTTCGTCAAGTTAAAGGGTAACATCGGTTGTTTGGTTAACGGTGCAGGTCTAGCTATGGCCACCATGGACGTCATCAAGCTCTACGGTGGTGACCCAGCTAACTTCTTGGACTGCGGTGGTGGTGCTACCCCTGAAACTATCGAGACCGCATTCAAGCTTATCTTATCCAACCAAAACGTTAAGGCCATTTTCGTCAACATTTTCGGTGGTATCGTCCGTTGTGACTACGTCGCCCAAGGTCTAGTTGCTGCAACCAAGAACCTAGACGTCCAAGTCCCAATTGTTGCTCGTCTACAAGGTACCAACCTAGACGAGGGCCGCAGAATCATCCAGAACTCCGGTCTAAAGATCTACGGTTTCGACGAGTTGGACCCTGCCGCTGAAAAGGTCGTCAGTCTTGCAGGCTAA
- a CDS encoding HDL428Wp (Non-syntenic homolog of Ashbya gossypii AER391C and Saccharomyces cerevisiae YDR266C), which yields MATKRARKDSNNFNDKRTQGFRAGGALALLMSSARSAEPPNRNTDKTMDEQAVSCYYCTERLACRECEVCEYSVCNVCSVCSERCLNCR from the coding sequence ATGGCAACCAAGCGTGCGAGGAAAGATTCTAATAATTTTAATGATAAGCGTACGCAGGGGTTCCGCGCAGGAGGGGCACTTGCGCTGCTAATGAGCTCCGCGCGCAGTGCTGAGCCGCCTAACAGAAACACAGATAAGACGATGGACGAGCAGGCGGTGAGCTGCTACTACTGCACAGAGCGACTGGCATGCCGCGAATGCGAGGTATGCGAGTACAGTGTCTGCAACGTGTGTTCCGTGTGCTCGGAGCGCTGCCTCAACTGTCGCTAG
- the SDA1 gene encoding Sda1p (Syntenic homolog of Ashbya gossypii AEL212W; Syntenic homolog of Saccharomyces cerevisiae YGR245C (SDA1)), with translation MVRKNRGSVLPNNIILLQNLVKRDPESYREEFLQQYSHYESLRDIFIMNSMNQNTNSAGSAGSSLTDSGSIDQFAELIGFISHACSCYPNETVNFPNELKQLLLDHHRALPFDVKDKIVSSLTMLRNKNVITPESLIQVLFPLLVAYSSSQSSNMALNSHAKEMRKTVYNNVVSLMKSCNTGTKNQKLNKSTQAICFNLLEQPDSQGIWATRLTRELWRRGIWDDSRAVEIMTHATLHDDVKVANSGVLFFLGADREREENFEEDSDEDDEINVQSLKHKLKINKKSSKRGKKLESVVKHMKKKNSKKGNPQGYLNFSAIHLLRDPQGFAEKLFTKHLAGKSSTKFSMEQKISLMQLISKLIGTQKLLVLGIYSYFLKYLTPKQTDVTKILATAAQSCHDLVPPESISLMVRKIADEFVSEGVSSEVCAAGINTIREICARAPLAIDEVLLQDLVEYKGSKAKGVSTAAKSLISLYREVAPEMLKRKDRGKTASMELQEQKRSNTAPANRLQFGVENNVQGIQGIELLAKWEKNNANSNADEDDANWEVASDSDIEEIDGEWVTVESDKEYNVNMSDSDSDLELSDQEDKPEETLNEETAFKQLASSRILTPADFAKLQELRTEKGIAKMMGIKNEETVDSEALVGSVKYKENKEERLQRVQEGREGRDKFGSHKKHRGTEGRSTTNREKQRKKNFVMMIHKRSVQGKQKMSLRDKQKVLRAHITKQKKKGH, from the coding sequence ATGGTCAGGAAGAATAGAGGCTCGGTATTACCGAATAATATCATTTTACTTCAAAATTTGGTTAAGAGGGATCCTGAATCTTATCGTGAAGAGTTTTTACAGCAATATTCTCATTATGAATCCTTACGTGATATCTTCATTATGAATTCTATGAACCAGAATACTAATTCTGCTGGATCTGCTGGTAGCTCACTAACCGATAGTGGTTCTATTGATCAATTTGCAGAGTTAATTGGATTCATTTCTCATGCATGCAGCTGTTATCCAAATGAAACCGTAAACTTTCCAAATGAGCTTAAACAGCTGTTATTGGACCATCATCGTGCTCTCCCGTTTGATGTTAAGGATAAAATCGTTAGTTCTTTGACTATGTTGCGTAATAAGAATGTGATCACTCCAGAATCGTTAATACAGGTGCTTTTCCCACTATTGGTCGCATATTCATCTTCGCAGAGCAGTAACATGGCTTTAAACTCTCATGCTAAGGAAATGCGGAAGACTGTATACAACAACGTTGTTTCGCTAATGAAAAGCTGCAATACTGGAACTAAAAACCAGAAGCTGAACAAGTCAACGCAGGCTATTTGCTTCAACCTTCTGGAGCAGCCTGATTCACAAGGTATATGGGCTACCAGACTAACTAGAGAGTTGTGGAGACGTGGTATCTGGGATGATTCCAGGGCAGTCGAAATAATGACACATGCGACTCTTCACGACGATGTCAAAGTTGCAAACTCCGGTGTGCTCTTCTTCCTAGGTGCCGATCGTGAGAGGGAggagaactttgaagagGATTCAGACGAAGATGACGAGATCAACGTCCAGTCTCTAAAGCATAAGTTGAAGATCAATAAGAAGTCCAGTAAGCGTGGTAAGAAACTGGAAAGTGTCGTTAAGCatatgaagaagaagaacagCAAGAAGGGCAACCCACAAGGATACTTGAATTTCAGTGCCATCCACCTTCTACGCGATCCTCAAGGTTTCGCAGAAAAGCTGTTTACGAAGCATCTTGCAGGTAAGTCGAGCACCAAGTTCTCAATGGAGCAGAAGATATCTCTGATGCAGTTAATCTCTAAGCTAATTGGTACCCAAAAATTGCTTGTCTTGGGAATCTACAGTTACTTTTTGAAGTACCTAACGCCAAAGCAGACAGATGTCACGAAAATTCTCGCCACAGCTGCCCAGTCCTGTCATGATTTGGTGCCTCCCGAAAGCATCTCCTTGATGGTGCGAAAGATAGCTGATGAGTTCGTATCTGAAGGTGTGTCCTCAGAGGTCTGCGCTGCAGGTATTAACACCATTAGAGAGATCTGTGCTCGTGCACCACTGGCTATTGATGAGGTTTTACTACAGGATTTGGTCGAGTACAAGGGCTCCAAGGCAAAGGGTGTGAGCACAGCGGCCAAATCTCTGATCTCGCTATATAGAGAAGTTGCTCCTGAGATGCTAAAGCGCAAAGACAGAGGTAAGACAGCATCCATGGAACTACAAGAGCAGAAGCGCTCTAATACTGCCCCAGCCAACAGACTGCAGTTCGGTGTCGAGAACAACGTACAGGGTATTCAAGGTATCGAGTTGCTTGCCAAGTGGGAGAAAAACAACGCCAATTCGAACGCCGATGAAGACGACGCCAACTGGGAAGTAGCATCCGATAGCGATATCGAAGAGATTGACGGCGAATGGGTCACTGTAGAAAGTGACAAAGAGTACAACGTGAACATGAGTGACAGCGATAGCGATCTCGAACTCAGCGATCAAGAAGATAAACCAGAAGAAACCCTGAATGAAGAAACCGCATTCAAGCAACTGGCATCCTCAAGAATCCTCACCCCTGCAGATTTCGCCAAACTGCAGGAACTGCGTACCGAGAAGGGTATTGCCAAAATGATGGGCATTAAGAACGAAGAAACCGTTGACTCCGAAGCGCTTGTTGGTTCTGTCAAGTACAAAGAAAATAAGGAAGAGAGACTACAACGTGTACAAGAAGGTCGTGAAGGCCGTGATAAATTCGGTAGCCACAAAAAGCATAGAGGTACCGAGGGCAGATCTACCACTAACCGTGAGAagcaaagaaagaagaaCTTCGTGATGATGATCCACAAGAGATCGGTTCAAGGTAAGCAAAAGATGTCTCTCAGAGACAAGCAGAAGGTTCTACGTGCCCACATCACCaagcaaaagaagaagggCCACTAA
- the MPC3 gene encoding mitochondrial pyruvate carrier (Syntenic homolog of Ashbya gossypii AEL210C; Syntenic homolog of Saccharomyces cerevisiae YGR243W (FMP43) and YHR162W) — translation MSAGAAAGRTFFRRFWESDTGPRTVHFWAPTLKWGLVFAGISDMYRPAEKLSGTQNLSLMATGVIWTRWSFVIKPKNYLLASVNFFLGTTASLQLARIASYRLKQGDSASEVVKYIVTGKTDNSKK, via the coding sequence ATGTCCGCTGGAGCTGCCGCTGGAAGAACGTTCTTTAGAAGATTTTGGGAGAGTGACACTGGTCCACGTACAGTTCATTTTTGGGCTCCAACCCTCAAATGGGGGCTCGTTTTCGCCGGTATTTCGGACATGTACCGTCCTGCTGAGAAGTTATCTGGTACGCAAAACTTATCTTTAATGGCTACAGGTGTGATTTGGACTCGTTGGTCTTTCGTGATTAAGCCAAAAAACTACTTGTTGGCTAGTGTAAATTTTTTCTTGGGAACGACAGCATCGTTGCAATTGGCTAGGATTGCGTCGTACCGTTTAAAGCAAGGGGATAGTGCATCTGAGGTCGTTAAGTATATTGTTACAGGTAAAACAGATAATTCTAAGAAATGA
- the YAP1802 gene encoding Yap1802p (Syntenic homolog of Ashbya gossypii AEL209W; Syntenic homolog of Saccharomyces cerevisiae YHR161C (YAP1801) and YGR241C (YAP1802)) gives MGTFQSLVKRATKIKMAPPKEKYLRPIVMSTGEVDSFQDIMQALLLRVGDSAFTVVFKALVVLHVMVREGEKNVTLEYLARHEEFFELPGLSFNSSPTSSAGIQLVKRYNNYLKTRAEEYGEIGRDYVRDGASNLKSIERNSVVLKHVESLEFQITALLKNRFSQYDLNNGMLMAAFKLLVQDVLVLYNALNEGIITLLESFFELSRPDAKRTLELYKRFVHLTETVVKYLKAGKAVGLEIPVIKHITTKLIRSLEDHLREGENQSGDSGQKSQGAPISESQRKSDAQKQLELVREQKRILQEQLQLTNPLVQQLTQQPRMQPAATGYNPFLDLSQTAQHQNNPFITQPIVSQTTAFVPQPIPAVIAQPATIGAIPQAVPQQMPSNPFAVPTLGIQQPLNQPVNLQQTNPFANNQLHQQPIQGPIVSYATGYIPQQQQPNQNAQHPPSMYLNQGPNLIDI, from the coding sequence ATGGGAACCTTTCAGAGCTTGGTGAAGAGGGCCACTAAGATAAAGATGGCTCCTCCCAAAGAGAAGTATTTACGACCAATCGTAATGAGCACTGGGGAAGTAGATTCTTTTCAAGATATAATGCAGGCTCTTTTATTGAGAGTTGGGGACTCAGCTTTTACTGTTGTGTTCAAAGCTTTGGTAGTTTTGCACGTGATGGTCCGGGAAGGTGAAAAGAATGTAACTCTAGAGTACCTAGCTAGACACGAGGAGTTTTTTGAGCTTCCTGGTCTTTCTTTTAACTCGTCGCCTACGTCTAGTGCTGGTATTCAGCTTGTAAAGCGGTATAACAACTACTTAAAAACCCGTGCCGAAGAGTACGGAGAAATCGGTAGAGACTACGTGAGAGACGGTGCTTCCAACCTTAAATCGATTGAGCGGAACTCGGTGGTTTTAAAACATGTGGAATCACTTGAATTCCAGATAACAGCGTTGCTGAAAAACCGGTTCTCGCAGTACGACCTCAACAACGGTATGTTGATGGCCGCGTTCAAGCTTTTAGTTCAGGATGTCTTGGTGCTCTACAACGCGCTAAACGAGGGGATTATCACGCTTCTAGAGTCCTTTTTTGAATTGAGCCGGCCGGACGCCAAGCGCACTCTAGAGCTATACAAGCGGTTTGTACACTTAACAGAAACGGTGGTCAAGTACTTGAAGGCAGGAAAAGCCGTCGGACTAGAAATACCCGTTATCAAGCATATCACTACTAAGTTGATCCGCTCTTTGGAAGACCACCTTCGCGAGGGCGAGAACCAGTCAGGTGACTCGGGCCAGAAGTCCCAAGGTGCCCCGATCAGCGAAAGCCAGCGCAAGTCCGACGCCCAGAAGCAGTTGGAGCTGGTGCGTGAGCAAAAGCGTATCCTACAGGAACAACTACAACTAACTAACCCCCTCGTGCAGCAGCTAACGCAGCAGCCAAGGATGCAGCCTGCAGCCACCGGCTACAATCCGTTCCTTGATCTATCGCAAACAGCACAGCACCAAAACAATCCGTTCATTACACAACCAATTGTCTCGCAGACAACGGCTTTCGTGCCGCAGCCAATCCCAGCTGTTATCGCGCAACCTGCCACAATCGGAGCCATTCCACAGGCTGTCCCACAACAAATGCCTAGTAATCCCTTCGCAGTGCCCACTCTAGGCATCCAGCAACCCTTAAACCAGCCGGTCAATCTCCAGCAAACAAACCCGTTTGCAAACAATCAATTACACCAGCAGCCAATCCAGGGTCCGATTGTATCCTATGCCACAGGCTACATCCCccaacagcagcagccaAATCAAAACGCCCAACATCCACCATCGATGTACTTAAACCAGGGCCCAAATCTAATCGACATATAG
- the BRF1 gene encoding transcription factor TFIIIB subunit BRF1 (Syntenic homolog of Ashbya gossypii AEL213W; Syntenic homolog of Saccharomyces cerevisiae YGR246C (BRF1)), producing MPKCRNCGHTEFERDHSNANNDLVCKSCGVVSEDNPIVSEVTFGETSSGAAVVQGSFIRAGQSHASFGTLGGASALESREATLNNARRKLRAVSHALYIPEYVTDAAFQWYKLALAYNFVQGRRSQNVIASCLYVACRKEKTHHMLIDFSSRLQVSVYSIGATFLKMVKALHITDLPLADPSLFIQHFAEKLDLGDKKIKVVRDAVKLAQRMSKDWMYEGRRPAGIAGACLLLACRMNNMRRTHFEIVAVSHVAEETLQQRLNEFKNTTSGKLSIREFRDTEQEDQQPAQDSKPPSFERNRQKEKLQSEQCETSDEAIVKNPILSQVLGEQELSSREVLYYLKQISGRREQSQKDVLAGKETNDQHKKKDTNKSLKRSHSEIDDAPSGESQDKEDNPDGAKNFQDAIDGFSLEEDPHRPRNLHLLPSTQSLLDKISDDPENLDDVDDDELDAHILDEEASRLKERIWIGINGEYLLEQESKRLKQEADLASGNTSVKKKRGTRQKRNKNSGNGLSPDELFIADASGLQSALNMVNDPADITTADSVKQMLQKTSFSKKINYDAIDGLFGG from the coding sequence ATGCCAAAGTGTAGAAATTGTGGTCATACAGAATTTGAGCGAGACCACTCAAATGCAAATAATGATTTGGTGTGTAAGTCATGTGGTGTTGTGTCGGAAGACAATCCTATAGTTTCAGAGGTTACTTTTGGTGAAACAAGCTCCGGAGCCGCCGTAGTTCAGGGTTCTTTTATTAGAGCTGGCCAGTCTCATGCCTCATTTGGTACATTGGGAGGTGCAAGCGCCTTGGAATCACGTGAGGCCACACTAAATAATGCCAGGCGTAAGCTACGTGCAGTGTCCCATGCGCTATATATACCCGAGTATGTTACGGATGCTGCCTTTCAGTGGTACAAATTAGCGTTGGCATACAACTTTGTACAGGGCAGAAGGTCACAGAATGTGATAGCTTCGTGTTTGTATGTTGCATGCAGAAAGGAGAAAACCCATCATATGTTAATTGACTTTTCATCGCGGTTGCAAGTCAGTGTATACTCTATTGGAGCCACGTTTTTGAAGATGGTCAAAGCACTACATATAACCGACTTACCTTTGGCGGATCCGTCGTTGTTCATCCAGCATTTTGCAGAAAAACTAGATTTGGGAGATAAGAAGATAAAAGTCGTGAGGGATGCGGTAAAATTAGCGCAGCGCATGTCCAAGGATTGGATGTACGAGGGACGGAGGCCTGCTGGTATCGCAGGTGCTTGTCTCTTATTGGCATGTCGAATGAACAACATGAGGAGAACACATTTTGAAATCGTCGCTGTATCTCATGTTGCAGAAGAAACATTGCAGCAACGATTAAATGAGTTCAAGAATACTACATCGGGGAAGCTATCTATCAGGGAGTTTAGAGACACAGAACAAGAAGACCAACAGCCGGCGCAAGATAGTAAGCCGCCAAGTTTCGAGCGGAATAGGCAAAAAGAAAAATTACAGTCCGAACAGTGCGAGACCAGCGATGAGGCGATAGTCAAAAATCCAATTCTTTCACAGGTTCTTGGCGAACAAGAGCTTTCTTCGAGGGAGGTGTTATACTATTTAAAGCAAATATCTGGTCGTAGGGAGCAATCTCAGAAAGATGTGTTGGcaggaaaagaaaccaatGACCAGCACAAGAAGAAAGATACAAATAAAAGCCTAAAACGGTCGCATTCGGAGATAGACGATGCCCCTTCAGGAGAATCTCAGGATAAAGAAGACAACCCCGATGGAGCCAAAAATTTCCAAGATGCAATCGATGGCTTTTCATTAGAAGAGGATCCACATAGACCCAGAAACCTCCATTTATTACCTTCAACACAGTCATTACTCGATAAAATCAGTGACGATCCAGAAAACTTGGATGATGTTGATGACGATGAATTAGACGCCCATATTTTGGACGAGGAGGCATCAAGACTTAAAGAACGCATATGGATTGGTATAAATGGAGAATATTTATTGGAACAGGAGTCTAAGCGGTTAAAGCAGGAAGCGGATCTTGCTTCTGGAAACACGTCGgtaaagaagaaaagagGTACCAGGCAGAAAAGGAATAAAAACTCAGGTAACGGTTTGAGTCCAGATGAACTCTTTATAGCGGATGCGTCTGGTTTACAATCTGCACTAAATATGGTGAATGATCCAGCCGATATAACAACGGCTGACTCTGTCAAGCAAATGTTACAGAAGACAAGTTTCTCCAAGAAAATTAATTATGATGCGATAGACGGTTTATTTGGAGGCTAG
- the CPD1 gene encoding 2',3'-cyclic-nucleotide 3'-phosphodiesterase (Syntenic homolog of Ashbya gossypii AEL214C; Syntenic homolog of Saccharomyces cerevisiae YGR247W (CPD1)), translating to MGIALCYYPPTSSPLYETLKSLIMSLQTLFPDSVSFEPHLTITSQLRCEDQEQVTAILTAAVAAVKSIKPQLEASDSSMVTFDSVKVGKKYFQKVRLCCSQNKYLYGIAQIIRELFVLESHDPAAAKEWVLTSFAPHVSLVYSDLYHVDQALLRSVQQRIEDALSTVLVSETVQDVENQFSWLIQQPISGWSIPGTFKVVRCEGPVHEWEVLGSVDV from the coding sequence ATGGGCATTGCCTTATGTTACTATCCGCCCACGAGTTCTCCATTGTATGAGACTCTGAAGTCGCTCATAATGTCGCTACAAACCTTATTCCCAGACTCTGTCTCATTCGAACCACACCTCACAATAACTTCTCAGTTAAGATGTGAAGATCAAGAGCAAGTCACAGCAATCCTGACGGCTGCAGTTGCAGCCGTCAAGTCTATCAAGCCCCAGCTTGAGGCTTCGGACAGCTCAATGGTCACATTCGACTCGGTCAAGGTGGGTAAAAAGTACTTCCAAAAGGTCCGCCTGTGCTGCAGTCAAAACAAATATCTTTACGGCATAGCCCAGATAATACGAGAACTGTTTGTGTTGGAATCACACGATCCTGCTGCTGCTAAGGAATGGGTGCTCACATCATTTGCTCCTCATGTTTCGCTTGTCTACAGCGATTTGTATCATGTCGATCAAGCCCTTCTACGGTCTGTTCAGCAGCGCATTGAAGATGCGTTAAGCACTGTTCTAGTCAGTGAAACTGTACAGGATGTGGAAAATCAATTTAGCTGGCTTATACAGCAGCCTATAAGCGGCTGGAGTATTCCAGGAACATTCAAAGTGGTCAGATGCGAAGGCCCAGTTCACGAGTGGGAAGTTCTGGGTAGTGTTGACGTATAA